From the Entomomonas sp. E2T0 genome, one window contains:
- a CDS encoding DUF4288 domain-containing protein has product MNTKIVCNQHIWFTVSLIYEMDINNQKITNDGSWEESILLIDALSSEDAIEKAILLGKKKEIEYSNSYNEHCQWRFIGVANCYQILDEEIGEGCEVFSRFLRPEEGKSLLTPFES; this is encoded by the coding sequence ATGAATACAAAGATAGTATGCAATCAACATATTTGGTTTACAGTAAGTCTGATTTATGAAATGGATATAAATAATCAAAAAATAACAAATGACGGCAGTTGGGAGGAAAGTATACTTCTTATTGATGCGTTGTCATCAGAAGATGCTATAGAAAAGGCTATTTTACTTGGTAAAAAGAAAGAAATTGAATACTCCAATAGTTATAACGAGCATTGCCAATGGCGTTTTATTGGTGTAGCGAATTGCTATCAAATACTTGATGAAGAGATTGGTGAAGGATGTGAAGTTTTTTCTCGATTTTTACGTCCAGAAGAAGGCAAAAGCTTGTTAACACCGTTTGAGAGTTAA